In the genome of Staphylococcus durrellii, one region contains:
- the serA gene encoding phosphoglycerate dehydrogenase gives MYKILVSDPISAEGLSSLYEHSNFEVTNNTDLSESQLIDEIANYEGLIVRSQTQVTEDIIKAATKLKVIARAGVGVDNIDVDAATKNGIIVINAPDGNTISATEHSMAMILSMARNIPQAHKSLQEGRWDRKTYRGTELYNKTLGVIGAGRIGLGVAKRAQSFGMKILAFDPYLSEDKAKELEVTRATVDEIAEQADFVTVHTPLTPKTKGIVGAEFFSKAKPNLQIINVARGGIIDEEALLDALNHGKIQSAAIDVFETEPATESPLANHEKVIVTPHLGASTVEAQEKVAISVSNEIIDIFENGNVLHAVNAPKMSFDDANDELKPYIELSKLAGEVGIQLLQKAPRELHIKYEGDLAIDDTSLITRTLVSAVLSQDLAERVNLINALVLLNEQGVSYNIEKNAKNGGFSNYIELTLINKDTQIKIGATVLKGYGPRIVRINDYPVDFKPEKNQIVVNHTDRPGIVGRTGQILGEFNINIASMHLGRTNQGGNALMILSVDHPVTEEIIEALYTIDGFHLIRSVQLDVPSQKEYAI, from the coding sequence ATGTATAAAATTTTAGTTTCAGACCCAATTTCTGCAGAAGGTTTATCAAGTCTTTATGAACATTCAAACTTCGAAGTGACTAACAATACCGATTTATCAGAATCTCAATTAATAGATGAAATAGCCAACTACGAAGGTCTTATCGTACGTAGCCAAACACAAGTTACTGAAGATATCATTAAAGCTGCTACAAAATTAAAAGTAATTGCGCGTGCTGGCGTTGGCGTAGACAATATCGACGTCGATGCAGCAACTAAAAATGGTATTATCGTGATTAATGCCCCTGACGGCAATACTATTTCTGCTACGGAACATTCGATGGCAATGATTTTATCAATGGCAAGAAATATCCCTCAAGCTCACAAATCATTACAAGAAGGAAGATGGGACCGTAAAACATATAGAGGAACAGAATTATATAATAAAACGCTTGGTGTAATAGGTGCAGGCCGAATTGGTTTAGGTGTTGCCAAGAGAGCTCAAAGTTTTGGAATGAAAATTTTAGCTTTTGATCCTTATTTGTCTGAAGATAAAGCCAAAGAACTGGAAGTCACACGTGCCACTGTTGATGAAATTGCTGAACAAGCTGATTTCGTTACGGTACATACTCCACTGACACCTAAGACTAAAGGTATCGTTGGTGCTGAGTTCTTTAGCAAAGCTAAACCAAACCTACAAATCATTAATGTTGCTAGAGGTGGTATTATAGACGAAGAAGCCTTATTAGATGCTTTGAATCACGGTAAAATTCAGAGTGCGGCTATTGATGTATTTGAAACAGAACCTGCAACTGAGTCCCCTCTTGCCAATCATGAGAAAGTCATTGTGACACCTCATTTGGGTGCCTCAACAGTGGAAGCGCAAGAAAAAGTAGCGATTTCAGTATCGAATGAAATCATCGATATTTTTGAGAATGGCAATGTCTTACATGCAGTTAATGCACCTAAGATGAGTTTCGATGATGCTAACGATGAACTTAAACCTTATATTGAATTAAGTAAATTAGCAGGTGAAGTGGGTATTCAATTACTACAAAAAGCTCCACGAGAATTACACATTAAATACGAAGGTGATTTGGCAATTGACGACACTAGTTTAATCACACGTACTTTAGTCAGTGCAGTATTAAGTCAAGACTTAGCTGAGCGAGTGAATTTAATTAATGCACTCGTTTTGTTAAACGAACAAGGTGTTTCATATAATATTGAAAAAAATGCTAAGAATGGCGGTTTTAGTAATTACATCGAATTAACTTTAATCAATAAAGACACACAAATTAAAATTGGCGCCACTGTGTTAAAAGGCTATGGACCTAGAATTGTTAGAATCAATGATTACCCTGTTGATTTCAAACCTGAAAAAAATCAAATAGTTGTTAATCACACAGATAGACCTGGTATCGTTGGTAGAACTGGTCAAATTCTTGGAGAATTTAATATCAATATTGCTTCTATGCATTTAGGACGTACGAATCAAGGCGGTAATGCGTTAATGATTTTATCGGTTGATCATCCGGTAACCGAAGAAATTATAGAAGCTTTATATACCATCGATGGCTTCCATTTAATTAGAAGCGTTCAATTAGATGTACCATCTCAAAAAGAATATGCTATTTAA
- a CDS encoding HAD family hydrolase gives MKSVLFDVDGVFLSEERCFDVSALTTYEILMDKSYLGLDTTIDFQNLNDDNIQEIRDIVFDHDKILVKLKSLGLNSNWDMLFIVTALHFIEVCKQLSASQLDKVLSVETFSQQTLQEIGANVSDVKLDFKSPLTFLDNMESGKDYIYQALTTYAKNELNNSNTELFTLKSPFWTLTQEVYQEWYLGCKLFKEVEKKENRATYKHGYIYDEVVLRPVEEIKQLLSDLKDAGYQIAIATGRPRTETIVPFETINIKELFQDEHIVTASEVLIAEDLYPDLKPLGKPNPFSYLATLHGNVQANYKSFATNQDNRVNKDEVFVVGDSLADLLSAKTIGATFIGPLTGLKGQQARAELESYDADYIVNHVGEIRNILL, from the coding sequence ATGAAGTCGGTATTGTTTGATGTTGATGGTGTCTTTTTAAGCGAGGAAAGATGCTTTGATGTATCTGCTTTAACTACATATGAAATATTAATGGATAAGTCTTATCTAGGGCTTGATACTACCATTGATTTTCAAAATTTAAACGATGACAACATTCAAGAAATAAGAGATATCGTATTTGACCATGATAAAATTTTAGTTAAATTAAAATCGTTAGGATTAAATTCAAATTGGGATATGTTATTTATTGTTACAGCATTACATTTTATTGAAGTTTGTAAACAGTTGTCAGCATCTCAATTAGATAAAGTTTTAAGTGTGGAAACATTTAGTCAGCAAACGTTACAAGAGATTGGCGCAAATGTGTCGGACGTGAAGTTAGATTTTAAATCCCCTTTAACATTTTTAGATAATATGGAATCTGGTAAAGACTATATTTATCAAGCACTAACTACTTATGCTAAAAATGAATTAAATAACTCCAATACTGAGTTGTTTACATTGAAGAGTCCATTTTGGACCTTAACACAGGAAGTCTATCAAGAATGGTATTTAGGATGTAAATTATTTAAAGAGGTTGAGAAAAAAGAAAATAGAGCGACTTATAAACACGGTTATATCTATGATGAAGTAGTATTAAGACCTGTAGAGGAAATAAAACAGCTGCTAAGTGATTTAAAGGATGCTGGTTATCAAATTGCAATTGCTACGGGTCGTCCTAGAACGGAAACAATCGTACCTTTCGAAACAATTAATATTAAAGAGTTATTTCAAGATGAGCATATTGTTACTGCAAGTGAAGTATTGATTGCTGAAGATTTATATCCAGATTTAAAACCTTTAGGAAAACCGAATCCATTTAGTTATTTAGCTACTTTACATGGTAATGTACAAGCAAACTATAAAAGTTTTGCAACAAATCAAGATAATCGAGTCAATAAAGATGAAGTGTTTGTAGTAGGTGATTCATTAGCTGACTTGTTAAGTGCAAAGACGATTGGCGCTACGTTTATTGGTCCTTTAACTGGTTTAAAAGGCCAACAAGCTAGAGCGGAATTAGAATCTTATGATGCTGACTATATAGTCAATCATGTTGGTGAAATCAGAAATATATTATTATAA
- the ezrA gene encoding septation ring formation regulator EzrA, producing the protein MVLYIILAIIVIILIIVGILFYMRSNKSRVVEQAEERRLKVEQLPYEESLSKLTELKFAGETKDTYDKLKKQANDSHEQYLAPVDEKLHNAEGMLEKFKFSQAQNEVDESHELMDQYEEQYKTTDGQVDEIVELHKYSHKLYDECKNDSREMKRDVLANRHQFGEAAGPLESEIESFEPEIKTYESLKEEGNYKQAHEHIKTLNEDMNYLKKDMAEIPDLIREAQKELPGQFQDLKYGCRDLKVEGYDLDHVKIDSTLQTLKTELSFVEPLISKLQLEEANDKLVNINDRLDEMYDLIEHEVKSKNNVEETKEIITDNLFKAKDMNYTLQTEIEYVRENYYINETDVQNVRQFENEIQNLIAVYDDILRETSKSAVRYSEVEDNLKYIEKHVDVINEKQEKLQNHLIQLREDEAEAEDNILRVQGKKEEVYRRLLASNLPSVPERFIIMKNEIDNEVREVNKKFSVRPIHVKHLKDKVSKVVLQMNKFEDEANDVLVNAVHAEKLIQYGNRYRKDNASVDKSLNEAERLFKNNRYKRSIEIAEQALENVEPGIAKQIEDQVAKENA; encoded by the coding sequence ATGGTACTATATATTATTTTAGCAATTATTGTCATTATACTGATTATAGTTGGTATATTGTTTTATATGCGCTCAAATAAGAGTCGCGTTGTTGAACAAGCTGAAGAAAGAAGACTAAAGGTCGAACAGCTACCTTATGAAGAAAGCTTGTCTAAATTAACAGAATTAAAATTCGCTGGCGAAACAAAAGATACATACGATAAACTAAAAAAACAAGCGAACGACAGCCATGAACAATATTTAGCACCAGTTGATGAAAAACTTCATAATGCGGAAGGTATGCTAGAGAAATTTAAATTTTCTCAAGCTCAAAATGAAGTAGATGAATCACATGAATTAATGGATCAGTATGAGGAACAATACAAAACAACAGATGGGCAAGTTGACGAAATAGTCGAATTGCATAAATATAGCCATAAACTATATGACGAATGTAAAAACGATTCTCGCGAAATGAAAAGAGATGTACTTGCTAATCGTCACCAATTTGGTGAAGCTGCGGGTCCATTAGAAAGTGAAATCGAATCTTTCGAGCCTGAAATTAAAACATATGAGTCATTAAAAGAAGAAGGTAATTACAAACAAGCTCATGAACATATCAAAACATTAAATGAAGATATGAATTACCTTAAAAAGGACATGGCCGAAATTCCTGATTTAATAAGAGAAGCGCAAAAAGAATTGCCTGGACAATTCCAAGATTTGAAATATGGTTGTCGAGATTTAAAAGTTGAAGGTTATGATTTAGACCATGTCAAAATTGATAGCACATTGCAAACGCTTAAAACAGAACTAAGTTTCGTTGAACCACTAATTAGCAAATTGCAACTTGAAGAAGCTAATGATAAGTTAGTAAATATAAACGATCGTTTAGATGAAATGTATGATTTGATCGAACACGAAGTTAAATCTAAAAACAACGTCGAGGAAACAAAAGAAATTATTACCGATAATTTATTTAAAGCGAAAGATATGAACTATACATTACAAACTGAAATTGAATATGTAAGAGAAAATTATTACATTAATGAAACAGACGTACAAAACGTAAGACAATTTGAAAATGAAATTCAAAATTTAATTGCGGTTTATGACGATATTTTACGTGAAACTTCTAAATCTGCCGTGCGTTATAGCGAAGTAGAAGATAATTTAAAATATATTGAAAAGCACGTTGATGTTATTAATGAAAAGCAGGAGAAATTACAAAATCATCTGATTCAATTGCGTGAAGACGAAGCTGAGGCAGAAGATAATATTTTACGTGTACAAGGTAAAAAAGAAGAAGTTTATCGACGTTTACTAGCTTCTAACTTACCAAGCGTACCGGAACGCTTTATTATAATGAAAAACGAAATAGACAATGAAGTACGTGAAGTTAATAAAAAGTTCAGCGTGCGTCCAATTCATGTGAAACATTTAAAAGATAAAGTCTCTAAAGTGGTATTACAGATGAATAAATTTGAAGATGAAGCTAATGATGTGCTAGTGAATGCTGTTCATGCTGAAAAATTGATTCAATATGGTAACCGCTATAGAAAAGATAACGCTAGCGTAGATAAAAGCTTAAATGAAGCGGAACGTTTATTTAAAAACAATCGTTACAAACGTTCTATCGAAATTGCAGAACAAGCGCTAGAAAATGTTGAACCTGGAATTGCTAAACAAATTGAAGATCAGGTTGCTAAAGAAAATGCTTAA
- a CDS encoding pyridoxal-phosphate-dependent aminotransferase family protein has translation MKYYHPLLLTPGPTPVPDEILHATQQPMVGHRSSDFEDIAKEAFQAIKPVFGTENEVIILTSSGTSALEASMLNIANTDDHIVIIVSGAFGNRFKQIAETYYNNVHIFEVEWGKAVNVPDFIDYLKSINGNITAVYCQYCETSTAVVHPVGELGSALKQFNDEIYFVVDGVSCIGAVDANMQRDKIDVLISGSQKAIMLPPGLAFVAYNQRAKERFSTVSTPRFYLDLNKYLKSVAENSTPFTPNVALFRGVNAYAKLVNEEGFDNVIKRHYAIRDGLRKALEALNLNLLVEEQYASPTVTAFVPKDKEELDFIKNQLKQRFSITIAGGQGHLKGQILRIGHMGQISPFDILQVVSALEIILTEHRGESFVGKAISQYMEVVKAYV, from the coding sequence ATGAAGTATTATCATCCTTTATTGTTAACACCAGGTCCAACACCTGTACCTGACGAAATTTTACATGCTACACAACAACCAATGGTTGGCCATCGTTCGAGCGATTTTGAAGATATTGCAAAAGAGGCATTTCAAGCTATTAAGCCTGTGTTTGGTACAGAAAATGAAGTCATAATTTTAACTTCTAGTGGCACAAGTGCCTTAGAAGCTAGTATGTTAAATATTGCAAACACTGACGATCACATAGTAATTATCGTTTCTGGTGCATTTGGTAATCGTTTTAAACAAATTGCAGAAACTTATTATAACAATGTACATATTTTTGAAGTTGAATGGGGTAAAGCAGTCAATGTACCAGATTTTATCGATTATTTAAAATCAATCAATGGCAACATTACAGCAGTTTACTGTCAATATTGTGAAACTTCGACTGCCGTCGTTCACCCAGTTGGCGAACTCGGTTCAGCGTTAAAACAATTTAATGACGAAATTTATTTTGTTGTTGATGGCGTAAGTTGTATTGGTGCCGTTGATGCAAATATGCAGCGAGACAAAATTGATGTCTTAATTTCTGGTAGCCAAAAAGCTATTATGTTGCCACCTGGATTAGCGTTTGTAGCATATAATCAACGCGCAAAAGAAAGATTCAGCACTGTATCTACACCTAGATTTTACTTAGATTTAAATAAATACTTGAAATCAGTTGCTGAAAATTCCACACCGTTCACACCTAATGTAGCATTGTTTAGAGGTGTAAATGCTTACGCTAAATTAGTTAATGAAGAAGGATTTGACAACGTTATTAAACGCCATTATGCGATTAGAGATGGTTTAAGAAAAGCTTTAGAAGCATTAAATTTAAACTTATTAGTTGAAGAACAATACGCTTCACCTACTGTTACAGCCTTTGTACCAAAAGACAAAGAAGAATTAGATTTTATTAAAAATCAATTAAAACAACGTTTTAGCATTACTATCGCCGGTGGTCAAGGCCATTTAAAAGGCCAAATTTTACGCATTGGACATATGGGACAAATTTCGCCATTTGATATTTTACAAGTCGTCTCAGCTTTAGAAATTATCCTGACTGAACATCGTGGTGAATCATTCGTTGGTAAAGCAATTAGTCAATATATGGAGGTAGTAAAAGCATATGTATAA
- a CDS encoding cysteine desulfurase family protein, whose translation MIYLDNAATTKPNQDVLDTFLKVNQTLYFNPSSPHKAGVQAEQLLIQAKYQINTLLSLNNNYDIVFTSGATESNNIALQGIAKKKKMFAPEIITSVLEHPSVLEVVRELGNQGFVIKYVGIQSDGRIDLEQLKSLMSDKVGLVTCMHVNNIMGQVQPIAEIGRIVNEYPKAHFHVDAVQAIGKIPLCLKGVHSMSMSGHKFNGLKGQGVLLVKNVHQIEPIMQGGGQELGIRSGTINLPINISIVKAIKYAVQNQPQLHQKLRSFNSDLRKFVDEYKGVYINSPDDAAPHILNIAFSGVKGEVLVNAFSKFDVMLSTTSACASKKAELNEVLLGMNIPKSNIEGSIRLSLGVNTTSNDIATFKEIFMKVYEEVKELLK comes from the coding sequence ATGATTTACCTCGATAATGCTGCTACGACTAAACCAAATCAAGACGTTTTGGATACTTTTTTAAAGGTGAATCAAACATTATATTTTAACCCTAGTAGTCCCCATAAAGCAGGCGTACAAGCAGAGCAACTTTTAATACAGGCTAAGTATCAAATTAACACGCTGTTATCGTTAAATAATAATTATGACATTGTATTTACGAGTGGTGCTACTGAATCTAATAATATTGCACTTCAAGGTATTGCTAAAAAGAAAAAAATGTTCGCTCCTGAAATCATTACTTCTGTGCTAGAACATCCATCAGTTTTAGAAGTTGTGCGTGAATTAGGAAATCAAGGGTTTGTAATTAAGTATGTTGGTATTCAATCAGACGGCAGGATAGATTTAGAGCAACTCAAAAGTTTAATGTCTGATAAAGTAGGGCTAGTGACATGTATGCACGTTAATAATATTATGGGACAAGTACAACCCATAGCTGAAATAGGACGTATCGTTAATGAATACCCTAAAGCGCACTTTCATGTAGACGCTGTTCAAGCTATTGGCAAGATTCCTTTATGCCTTAAAGGTGTTCATAGTATGAGCATGAGCGGACACAAATTTAATGGTTTGAAAGGTCAAGGTGTGTTATTAGTCAAAAACGTACATCAAATTGAGCCCATTATGCAAGGCGGGGGACAAGAATTAGGTATAAGAAGCGGTACGATTAATTTACCTATTAATATAAGTATAGTGAAAGCAATTAAATATGCTGTACAAAACCAACCACAATTGCACCAGAAATTGCGTTCATTTAATAGTGATTTAAGAAAATTTGTAGATGAATATAAAGGTGTTTATATCAACTCACCTGATGATGCTGCCCCTCACATATTAAATATTGCTTTTTCAGGCGTTAAAGGTGAAGTGTTGGTAAATGCATTTTCAAAATTTGATGTCATGTTATCAACTACAAGCGCATGTGCGTCGAAAAAAGCCGAACTAAACGAAGTACTTTTAGGTATGAATATTCCTAAGAGTAATATTGAAGGAAGCATAAGACTGTCATTAGGTGTAAATACAACATCCAATGATATTGCTACATTTAAAGAAATATTTATGAAAGTATATGAAGAAGTTAAGGAGTTGTTAAAATGA
- a CDS encoding SACOL1771 family peroxiredoxin — MVKHDFKVTTQWQGGREAIGNVKGDVISEQISIPAELGGNGQGTNPDELLVSAASSCYIISLAAVLERSGFENINITQQSIGRAIFENSKFKMESINHYPQINVTDPEQLKSKLPKLLKIADSNCMISNSIRGNVEINIQPTILKN; from the coding sequence ATGGTTAAGCATGATTTCAAAGTAACTACACAATGGCAAGGTGGGCGCGAAGCAATTGGTAACGTTAAAGGTGACGTTATAAGCGAACAAATTTCGATACCTGCTGAATTAGGCGGCAATGGTCAAGGTACAAACCCAGATGAATTGTTAGTCAGTGCTGCTTCATCTTGTTATATTATTTCTCTAGCAGCAGTATTAGAGCGCTCAGGATTTGAAAACATTAATATTACACAACAATCAATAGGAAGAGCTATTTTCGAAAACAGTAAGTTTAAAATGGAATCTATTAATCATTATCCCCAAATAAATGTTACCGATCCTGAACAATTAAAAAGTAAATTACCAAAATTATTAAAAATTGCAGATAGTAATTGCATGATTTCCAATTCTATTCGTGGCAATGTAGAAATAAATATCCAACCAACTATACTTAAAAATTAA
- a CDS encoding GNAT family N-acetyltransferase, with translation MIIRALEETDLQFVHHLNNEYSIMSYWFEEPYQSLSELQTLYKKHILDESERRFIIEENNIRFGVVELVEINFVHRNCEIQIIIDPQYSGKGHAKSAFKMAIDYAFLVLNLHKIYLFVDVNNSKAVHIYESNNFKIEGTLKEHFYTRGSYSDCHVMGLLKKNWQESDNDLSHIK, from the coding sequence ATGATTATTAGAGCATTAGAAGAAACAGATTTACAATTCGTCCATCACTTAAATAATGAATACTCAATAATGTCCTATTGGTTTGAAGAACCCTATCAATCTTTAAGTGAACTACAAACATTATATAAAAAACATATTTTAGATGAATCTGAGAGACGCTTTATCATTGAAGAAAATAATATTCGTTTTGGTGTTGTTGAACTTGTAGAGATTAATTTTGTACATCGTAATTGTGAAATTCAAATTATTATTGATCCACAATATAGCGGTAAAGGCCATGCAAAAAGTGCATTTAAAATGGCTATTGATTATGCTTTCCTTGTTTTAAATTTACACAAAATTTACTTATTCGTTGATGTAAATAATAGTAAAGCAGTACATATCTATGAAAGTAATAATTTTAAAATTGAAGGCACATTAAAAGAGCACTTTTATACGAGAGGGTCTTATAGTGATTGCCATGTGATGGGTTTATTAAAAAAGAATTGGCAAGAATCGGATAATGACTTATCACATATTAAATAA
- a CDS encoding glycerophosphodiester phosphodiesterase, producing the protein MKEERPEKMTNGNFKVVAHRGLSAEFPENTLIAFEAALALSIDFLETDIHKTQDNKLVVIHDETVDRTSNGVGKVKNYTLQQLYNLDYGSWKGGEFKGQNIMELREVLKLVNKYNKKLLIEIKKPEQYPGIEKLLLQQLAESQVEAENIVIQSFNMDSIKKIKKADLGYKLGVLISAKKYWYRLPNFKKIATFAHFINPNYKLVSARFVSKAHRHNLIVMPYTVNDLTTYTRLIETNIDGLITDAPNTFTDLKRGSVVFGANK; encoded by the coding sequence ATGAAAGAAGAGAGGCCTGAAAAAATGACGAATGGTAATTTTAAAGTTGTAGCACATAGAGGATTATCAGCCGAATTTCCTGAAAACACGTTGATTGCTTTTGAAGCTGCTTTAGCATTAAGTATTGATTTTTTAGAAACTGATATACATAAAACACAAGATAATAAACTTGTAGTTATACATGACGAAACGGTTGATCGTACATCTAATGGAGTAGGTAAGGTGAAAAATTATACTTTGCAACAATTGTATAATTTAGATTATGGCAGTTGGAAAGGAGGGGAATTTAAAGGCCAAAATATTATGGAACTGCGGGAAGTTTTAAAGCTCGTGAATAAATATAATAAAAAGTTATTAATTGAAATCAAAAAGCCCGAACAATATCCTGGAATTGAAAAATTATTATTACAACAATTAGCAGAGTCTCAAGTGGAAGCCGAAAATATCGTGATACAGTCGTTTAACATGGACAGTATAAAAAAAATAAAAAAAGCTGATTTAGGTTATAAACTTGGTGTTCTAATAAGTGCCAAAAAATATTGGTATCGCTTGCCTAATTTCAAAAAAATAGCGACTTTTGCACACTTTATAAATCCGAACTATAAACTCGTATCAGCAAGATTTGTTTCAAAAGCACATCGGCACAATTTAATAGTAATGCCCTATACTGTTAATGATTTAACTACGTATACTAGGCTGATTGAAACAAATATTGATGGCTTAATAACAGATGCGCCAAATACATTTACTGATCTTAAACGAGGCAGCGTTGTATTTGGTGCAAATAAGTAA
- the rpsD gene encoding 30S ribosomal protein S4: MARFRGSNWKKSRRLGISLSGTGKELEKRPYAPGQHGPNQRKKLSEYGLQLREKQKLRYLYGITERQFRNTFDTAAKQHGVHGENFMQLLASRLDAVVYSLGLARTRRQARQLVGHGHIEVDGKHVDIPSYTLKPGQTITVREKSQNLNIIAESVEINNFVPDYLEFDADNLQGKYIRVPERSELPAEINEQLIVEYYSR; this comes from the coding sequence ATGGCTCGATTTAGAGGTTCAAATTGGAAAAAATCTCGTCGCTTAGGTATCTCTTTAAGTGGCACAGGTAAAGAATTAGAAAAACGTCCTTACGCTCCAGGACAACACGGTCCTAACCAACGTAAGAAATTATCAGAATATGGTTTACAATTACGTGAAAAACAAAAATTACGTTACTTATATGGAATTACTGAAAGACAATTCCGTAACACTTTTGATACTGCTGCAAAGCAACACGGCGTACATGGTGAAAACTTCATGCAATTACTTGCTTCTCGTTTAGATGCAGTTGTTTATTCATTAGGTTTAGCTCGTACTCGTCGTCAAGCACGTCAATTGGTTGGACATGGTCACATTGAAGTAGATGGTAAACATGTTGATATCCCATCATACACTTTAAAACCAGGTCAAACAATTACTGTCCGTGAAAAATCACAAAACTTAAACATCATTGCTGAATCAGTAGAAATCAATAACTTCGTACCAGATTACTTAGAATTTGATGCTGACAATTTACAAGGTAAATATATCCGCGTTCCTGAACGTAGTGAATTACCTGCTGAAATCAATGAACAACTTATCGTTGAGTACTACTCAAGATAA
- a CDS encoding GAF domain-containing protein translates to MTEIKTTNYSMLHKQLKALIEDESNLIAILSNTSALLNDNLDQINWVGFYLLENNELVLGPFQGHPACVHIAIGSGVCGAAVEQDQTQVVADVNAFPGHIACDANSKSEIVIPIHDNKNEIIGVLDIDAPIQSRFDDNDQQQLEQIVNIIEHQLK, encoded by the coding sequence ATGACTGAAATAAAAACAACCAACTATAGTATGTTACACAAACAACTTAAAGCCTTAATTGAAGATGAATCAAATCTCATAGCTATATTAAGTAATACTTCAGCTTTATTAAATGATAATCTAGACCAGATTAATTGGGTAGGATTTTATTTACTTGAAAATAATGAGCTTGTTCTTGGTCCTTTTCAAGGGCATCCCGCATGCGTCCATATAGCAATAGGTAGCGGAGTTTGTGGCGCTGCAGTTGAACAAGATCAAACTCAAGTCGTTGCAGACGTAAATGCTTTTCCTGGCCATATAGCTTGTGATGCAAATAGTAAATCAGAAATTGTAATCCCTATTCATGACAATAAGAATGAAATTATTGGTGTGTTAGATATTGATGCACCGATTCAAAGTCGTTTCGATGACAATGATCAACAACAATTAGAACAAATCGTTAATATTATTGAACATCAATTAAAATAA